Part of the Bradyrhizobium sp. AZCC 1721 genome, TTGTCGCGGCGCGCGCCCTCGACGATCGGATTGATGGCGCTGCCGAGATTGGCGCCGAGTACGAGCGCCAGCGCCGCAAAGGGGGTGATGAAATGCGCATAGGCCAGCGACATCACCAGCAGCACGCTGGCAACAGAGGAATGCACGAGCCAGGTCACGATCGCAGCGAACAGGATGCAGAGCACGGGATCGCCGGTGATGGCGTTCATGAATACGCGTACACCCGGCGCGTTCTCCGCCGGCGCCAGCGTGTTGAGCAGGATGTGCAGCGCCAGCAGCATCAGGCCGAGCCCGATAAAGACGCGGCCGATGTCCTTGATGCGCGAGCGCGGCCCGGTGCGGAAGGCGACCAGACCAATGATGAACAGCACCGGCGCGACGGCGGCGATGTTGAACGACAGGATCTGCACGATCAGCGTGGTGCCGACATTGGCACCGAGCATGATGGCGAGCGCAGGCACCAGGCTGACGAGCCCGTCCGACGTAAACGAACTCGTGATCAGCGCCGTCGCGGTGCTGCTCTGGAGCAGCGCGGTCAAGCCGAGGCCGGCGGCGAGGGCGGAGAAGCGGTTGCTCAGGGCCTTTGCCAATAACAGACGCAAGTTCGGCCCGAACGCGCGCAGGATCCCGCTGTGGACCATGTGCAAGCCCCACAGCAGCAATGCTACGCCGCCCATCAGGTCGAGAAGGACGAGGCTTCCCATGCGCGTCAGTTTCCGCCAAATCGAGTCGAGGGGTCAGGCTATCGCCTGACGAGGGGCGATCAACCCTTTAATTTGCCGAAAATTGCCGTGCACGGGCGCTGCTCGATCGTGGCTTGCCGGTGTTCGAAGGTCTTCGGCTCCTGATTCGGTAAACGGAATTCAAACGTATCAGTTACATTGCGAGCCGTCGCGCTAGGTCAATTCCAACAATTCTTCGGTAAAGCTGAGGGCACCTCCGGGTGAATCACTCCAGCAAGGCCAGGGTAGACATGTTAGCGAATCGCCGCAGAAGCGAACGACGTGCGTGCAGAAACTTTGCGAAAATACAGTTTGCGACCGGCGGATTGCCGCGCGACTGCATGATTACAGACATGTCGGATGGCGGCGTGAAGATCATCGCCGAATATCCCGAAATTCCTCCCGAATTCACGGTGATCTTTTCGGAGGGAAGGCCGCGTCAGTGCAAGCTGGCTTGGCGGATCGGTTGCGAACTCGGCGCGCAATTCCTCGACTAGGCCGCTCGGTCGCCCCGCTGGTGCGGTCGGCCCGGAACGGGCCAGCAAGCGCATGCCCGGCGCGAGGCGCCCGCAAAGGTCGCCAATTACCGCAAAAGCGGGCCAGCTTAACCGGAACTTAGGGTTAAGCTGTGAACACTTCTGGACAGTCGCCGCCGTGAGTCCCGCTACATGTTCCAGAAGTTGCCTCATCCGCTCCGTGTCACGCGGCTCCTTGCGTGCGCATCGACCCTGATCCTGGCGTTGGGGATTGGCGGCTGCCAGACCTCGGGACTGTCAGACATTACCGGTTCGATCGGCGAGAAGGCCGACACCGACCACGCCGCCGATCCGCGCCGCGATATCCAGCTTTACCAGGAACGCTATCGCGCCAATCCGAAGGATGCCGACGCGGCCCTGAAATACGGTAAGGCGCTTCGCGCGACAGGGCAGCGGTCGCAGGCGGTTGCGGTGCTCGAACAGGCCTCCATCGCCCATCCGGGCAATAAGCCGCTGCTCGCAACCTATGGCCGCGCGCTGGCGGATAACGGCAATTTCCAGCAGGCCTTCGACGTGCTCGGCCGCGCCCACAGCCCCGACGATCCCGATTGGCGGCTGCTGTCGGCGCAGGGAGCAACACTGGATCAACTCGGCCGATACGAGGAGGCGCGGCAATACTATGCGAGCGCGCTGAAAATCGTGCCCGACCATCCGTCGGTGCTGTCCAATCTCGGACTGTCCTACGTGCTTTCGAAGGATCTGCCCAGGGCCGAGGAGACGCTGCGCCGCGCCCACAGCCTGGCCGGGACCGATCCGCGGGTGCGCGCCAATCTTGCACTGGCGGTCGGCCTGCAGGGGCATTTTGCCGAGGCAGAAAAGATTGTGAAGGCCGACCTGCCGCCCGCCGAGGCGGCAGCCAACGTCGCGCAATTGAAGAGGATGCTGGCGCGAAAGGACAAGGAGAACGCGCGGGCCGAGGCCGACAAGATGCCGATCGCCGCGGCCCGACGCCTCGACTAGGCTGGAGCCTTTTCGGTTCTGATCGATTCAGAGCCAGCAGAGCCTGAATTCACCCCGGATCAAGTCCGGGGCAGGCTCCCGGATCAAGTCCGGGGCAGGCTCCCGGATCAAGTCCGGGGCAGGCTTTCGCCCGAAAACGCGATGAGCGTCGCCGTCCGACGCCGCTGCGCCGTCATCCTTTGCTCACGCCCTGCGGGCCGTCGCGCCCTGCAGTTTCTTGATGATCGGTGCGAGAAACGAAATCCGCGACCGCTTGGTCACGGCATGACCCGTCATGCGCTGCGCGATCTGCAGGAACATCTGGGTGGTGCGATGCTTGGCGGCG contains:
- a CDS encoding PilZ domain-containing protein, encoding MLANRRRSERRACRNFAKIQFATGGLPRDCMITDMSDGGVKIIAEYPEIPPEFTVIFSEGRPRQCKLAWRIGCELGAQFLD
- a CDS encoding tetratricopeptide repeat protein, which produces MFQKLPHPLRVTRLLACASTLILALGIGGCQTSGLSDITGSIGEKADTDHAADPRRDIQLYQERYRANPKDADAALKYGKALRATGQRSQAVAVLEQASIAHPGNKPLLATYGRALADNGNFQQAFDVLGRAHSPDDPDWRLLSAQGATLDQLGRYEEARQYYASALKIVPDHPSVLSNLGLSYVLSKDLPRAEETLRRAHSLAGTDPRVRANLALAVGLQGHFAEAEKIVKADLPPAEAAANVAQLKRMLARKDKENARAEADKMPIAAARRLD